The DNA sequence aaaaatagaactgtttggccataatgaccatcattatgtttggaggaaaaagggggaggcttgcaagccgacgaacaccatcccaaccgtgaagcacgggggtggcagcatcatgttgtggggatgcttagctgcaggagggactggtgtgcttcacaaaatagatggcatcatgagtgaggaaaattatgtggataaattaaagcaacatctcaagacatcagtcaggaagttaaagcttggtcgcaaatggatcttccaaatggacaatggccccaagcatacttccaaagttgtggcaaaatggcttaaggacaacaaagtgaaggtattggagtggccatcacaaagccctgacctcaatcctatagaacatttgtgggcagaactgaaaaagtgtgtgcgagcaaggatgcctacaacctgactcacttacaccagctctatcaggaggaatgggccaaaattcagccaccttattgtgggaagcttgtggaagactacccgaaacatttgacccaaattaaacaatttaaaggcaatgctaccaaatactaatagagtgtatgtaaacttctgaaacactgggaatgtgatgaaagcattaaaagcttaaataaataattctctctaatattattctgacattttacattcttaaaataaagtggtgatcctaactgacctaagacaatttTTACtattattaaatgtcaggaattgtgaaaactgagtttaaatgtatttggctaaggtgtatgtaaacttccgacttcaactgtacttcatttgtccttgtgtgtgtgtgtgtgtgtgtgtgtgtgtgtgtgcctgtctctgtgtgtgcttgtgcttatgtggtgtgtgggtgcttgCACGTCTGCATCTCGCCGTGCGTGCAGTCTCATAATAAGTTTCCACAGTGGGACAATGGTgctagacagctctgagacccctacactctctctggtctctctctggtctctctctgctctctcaattcaattcaatttaaaggcttttttggcatgggaaacatatgctaacattgccaaagcaagtgaaatagataataaacaaaggtgaaatatacaataaaaatgtacagtaaacattacactcacagaagttccaaaagagtaaagacattttaaatgtcatattatgtctatatacagtgttaaaacgatgtgcaaatagttaaagtacaaaagggaaaataaataaacataaatttgggttgtatttacaatggtgtttgttcttcactggttgcccttttcttgtggcaacaggtcacacatcttgctgctgtgattgcacactgtggtatttcacccagtagatatgggagtttatcaaaattggctTTGTTTTTGATTTCTCTgttgatctgtgtaatctgaggaaatATGTTTGTCTAAtattgtcatacatttggcaggaggttaggaagtgcagctcagtttccacctcattttgtgggcagtgtgcacatagcctttctcttgagagccaggtctgcctatggcggcctttctcaatagcaaggctacagTGCGTTGCAAAGTAATCATCCCCtttgcgtttttcctattttgttgcattacaacctgtaatttaaatggatttatatttggattccatgtaatggacatacacaaaatagtccaagttggtgaagtgaaattaaaaaaataacatatttcaaaataaaaataaaaatgtataacaGAAAaggggtgcgtgcatatgtattcaccgcttttgctatgaagcccctaataagatctggtgcaaccaattaccttcagaagtgacataattagttaaataaagtccacctgtgtgcaatctaagtgtcacatgatctgtcacatgatctcagtataaatacacctgttctgaaaggccacagagtctgcaacaccactaagcaaggagcaccaccaagcaagcggcaccatgaagaccaaggagctctccaaaagttgtggagaagtacagatcagggttgggttataaaaaaatataaaaaaacttttaacatcccacggagcaccattaaatccattattaaaaaatggaaagaatatggcaccacaacaaacctgccaagagagggccgcccaccaaaactcacagaccaggcaaggagggcattaatcagagaggcaacaaagagaccaaagataaccttgaaagagctgcaaagctccacagcggagattagaGTATATGTCCATAGGccgcacactccacagagctgggctttacggaagagtggccaaacAAAAGCCATTGCTTGAAGAAAAAAACAAGCAATCACGTTTAGTGTTTCCcagaaggcatgtgggagactccccaaacatatggaagaaggtactctggtcagatgagactaaaattgagcttttggccatcaaggaaaacactatttCTGGCGCCAACCCAACACCtgtcatcaccccgagaataccagggactgggaaactggtcagaattgaaggaatgatggatggcgctaaatacagggaaattcttcaaggaaacctgtttcagtcttccagagatttgagactgggacagaggtttaccttccagcaggacaattaccctaagcatactgctaaagcaacacttaagTGGTttgaggggaaacatttaaacgtcttggaatggcctagtcaaagcccagaccacaatccaattgagaatctgtggaatgacttaaagattgcggTACACcagcttgaaggagctggagcagttttgccttgaataatgggcaaaaatcccagtggctatagagacataccccaagagacttgcagctgtaattgctgcaaaaggtggctctacaaagtattgactttgggggggtgaatagttatgcacgctcaagatTTCTGttcttttgtcttatttcttgtttgtttcacaataaaaaatcattttcatcttcaaagtggtaggcatgttgtttaaatcaaatgaaatcaaaaaacccattttaattccaggttgtaaggcaacaaaataggaaaaatgccaaggggtgtgaattctttcgcaagccactgtatggtcactgagtctgtacatagtcaaagctttccttaagtttggttctgtcactgtgtactctctgtttagggccaaatagcattctagtttgctcagtttttttgttaattctttccaatgtgtcaggGAATCATCTTTTTGTttttgatttggttgggtctaatagTGTTGCTGTCCAAGAACTCTggggtgtctctctctttctccctctatctctgttcTCTCCCTACTGTCTCACTCTGCTTTctcactctgttctctctgctctctctcactgtctgctCTCttgctctgttctctctctgctctctctttctctctgttctctcactgttctctctgttctctgtctgttttctcttctctttctctgttttcgctctgctctctctgttctctcactgctcgctctctctgttctctctctgctatctctctatctctttctgctCTCCCTCTTTGGGTATATGAGAGCACCTCTAGAAGGATGaactccttctctcctctctgcttcccACTCTCCTTTCTGCTTCCCACTCTCCTCCCCTGCTTCCCACTCTCCTCCCCTGCTTCCCCTATTTCCTCCCCTGCTTCCCCTATTTCCTCCCctgcttcccctctctcttccctgctcccctctctcttccctgctttcctctctcctccccatcttcctctccctccctcctcccctctgcctTGGTTTCTCCTTGAACCATAAGAATGTTATCTTTTTTCCGTttactctcttctcctcccctctcttctctctctgctcctctccctggGTCTCCTAACACGGGCCCAAACGTCTGGCTACAGCcctgagagaacagagaggagagcttAACATCTTCCTGTCACCACTTGGTTTCTGTCTTGTTTGTAGTCCATCTGGTTGCTGACCTTTAGGCGATATTTGcgccgtgtgtgtgtgactgtgtgtgcatGAGAGTAGACGAGTGTGTTATCTGCTCTTGTGATGGTCCACAGCACAGTGCTTGTATAGATGGGAGATCTTATCTCTCAGTTGACCTGTAGAAGTGTAGAGGAGCACAGTGAAACGTGCTCCCCCATCTACCACCAGCACTACCTCCTCCAACTACCTCCTCCACGCTCTTCCTCCATCCtcgtcctcttcctcctgctccctcatctaccacctcctcctcctcctccacgctCTTCCTccatcctcatcctcttcctcctgctccctcatctaccaccaccacctcctcctccacgctCTTCCTccatcctcatcctcttccttctGCTCCCTCATctaccacctcctccttctctccagtaGTATATCAGCTGACTCATTAGTCTGGCCTTATGCTCCTATGTCCATTAAGCCCAGCCATTACTCATCCCTGCAGCCTGGGCATACAGGGTCACTCACAGACAGGATGGATACCGCTCCTATTCACTCATAGATCACTTCCTGTTAAtaacttctctctccctctccctctcacccccagAGCAGCAGCAGGAAGAGATGTTGATGGAGGCAGGGTCACCAAAGAGGGgggctggggaggagggggggtgtcctgctctctctgtgtctgaagCAGGTGTCCCCTAAGTACACCAAGCAGTTCAGCTACCTGCGGACCGTGGAGCGCATTGCTGCCCTCTTCTTGCGGTTCCTGGGGGTCAAAGGTAACATGCCCCTGGGGCCCACCAACTTCAGAACCTTCATCAggtactacagtactatactaccaagtacttaaataaaaagggcattataaatacatatgattgattgatttattactTGATTCATgattgattgtttgtttgtaggAACTGTAAGCTGAGCAACAGTAACCTCTCCATGGCGTCTGTGGATACCGTCTACATTGACATAACAAGGCGCTGGGCCAACATGCTGCCTGACTCCAGGGAAGCAGGTATCCTCCAGCCAATCAGAACTAGGCAGAACTAGCTGCGACCTTTTAGAATTGAACAGTTCTCTGAATCCCCTCTGACAGCGCAGTGACAACATTTGGGCGAGTACCCTCTATGAATGATTCACCTTGGACCTGAAAATAttcagagggggaggaagggaggggtgcAGCGGTACGGTTGATTGAATGTGGTTCCATGGTTTTCTCTCATTGGGCTCAGCTGGGATGGAGGGACTGTTTTTAGCGGCGTGCAACGCAAGGAGTCGTGAGCTGAATATTTGGTTCTATCCCAAAATGAGGGGGTGAGAATTTAGTCAGTAACCCTACGGGGGCAATAGGGAAACAGAGCCAATCTCTCACTGATGAGAGCCAATCTCTCACTGATTGTCACATTGCGAgggaggatggtgtgtgtgtgttggggggggatAAGGCAACTATttattaaaataatgttttgtgttttgggaagtGAGAAATGCTGATTCAGGGCTTAAACTGAATGCTAAAAGCCCCTTATCACCTCAGGGCTTAAACTGAATGCTAAAAGCCCCTTATCACCTCAGGGCTTAAACTGAATGCTAAAAGCCCCTTATCACCTCAGGGCTTAAACTGAATGCTAAAAGCCCCTTATCACCTCAGaggaaagtctctctctctccctccctttttccGTCGCTCTCTTTACTTTGTGAAAATaactatctctccctccctttaatCCTTGTTTTTTACTCGTCCTAATGTTTTATTAAGAACCACTGCACAGTTTAATGAAAGGCATGGTAAAGAGCAGAGTAGAAGCTGGAATAAATTATGTGTAACTATATGAAAGAGATGTAGTCTACCTGTGTGTTTCTGGGTGTGTGTTAGGACAGTCTGAGCTGCCGTGTGTGTTGGTGAAGTTGATAGGTTTTTTAAAATTACATTGACCTCATTTTGATGTGGATACCTAGAGAGTAGTCTATGAACTGAGTCTATGAGCTGAGTTGGTGAGCCAAGGGTTAGGTTTGTTTATTTAGTTCCAATGAAGCATTAGCTCTAAACTGTAGCTGTGCCTTCAAGGTTTGTGTGAAGCTTTACCACTTCAGTAGATCTTATTTAGGAAGCACTAGTCAGATCTGTGGGAGAGTCATGAGATCCACATCCAGCGGGACAGGCAGGAGGAGGACAGCTGAGGGATTGAAGCAGCTCCTACTGCTTGCATGCCGTCTCTCTCTCCAAACATGAAGACTTAAAGGATGTAGAGAATATGTGAAATCCCTTTAACTTTTCAAAGCAGCTCAGCAGAAGTTTCTAGTAGCTCCTTCTTCAGGCTTGTATCCTTAGCTAGACATCCCcttggcactgtgtgtgtgtgtatgtcatttaCTGGTTTAGTGTGGTTTATTATAAGTTCATCAGTATTGGAGAGTGACTTGACAATAATCGGGGGAATCAGTGAGATATATAGCGATGAACAGACACCTGGAAGAGTGAATCATGAATTTCAATGATCTATTATGTGTTTAGAAGTCTATTTGGATCTaacctttctgtctttctctttctttctttctttctttctttctttctttctttctttctttctttctttctttctttctttctctctctctctctttctctcaattcaaatcaaggagctttattggcatgggaaacatatgttaacattgccaaagcaagtgaagtagataataaacaaaagagaaataaattataaaatgaacagtagacattacactcacagaagttccaaaagaataaagacatttcaaatgtcatattatgtctatatgtacagtgttgtaacgatgtgcaaatggttaaagtacaaaagggaaagtaaataaacataaatataggttgtactTACAATGGttattcactggttgcccttttcttgtggcaacaggtcacacatctttctgctgtgatggcacactgtggtatttcacccagtagatatgggagtttatcaaagtcgggtttgttttcgaattctttgtggatctgtgtaatctgaggtaaatatgtgtctctaatatggtcatacatttggcaggaggttaagaagtgcagatcagtttccacctcattttgtgggcagtgtgcacatagcctgtcttctcttgagagccaggtctgcctatggcggccttt is a window from the Salmo trutta chromosome 23, fSalTru1.1, whole genome shotgun sequence genome containing:
- the LOC115160298 gene encoding tubulin polyglutamylase TTLL11-like; this encodes MPLGPTNFRTFIRNCKLSNSNLSMASVDTVYIDITRRWANMLPDSREAGMSLQAFVEAFFYPAQCRFKSLCWRCVRLSWRSRESWKISS